TGCCTGAAAAATCCGGGATAATCTTCCTGGAACGATATGATATTGTCAATGCCTATTGTTTTCCAAACTTCATAAACGCTTATGCTTTTCTTTTTTGCGATATACTCCACCATTCGATTTGGAAGGGTATCTTCGACATCTTCAGTTGGAGTATAAAGATGATCTGGATTCATTTTGGCCATTTCTTGAGCTTCTCGTGTTAAATCGTGTCCAAAAACTCTCCTACAAGTTTTAATCCAAGCTGAAACAACGGTACCTTTCATATGTATAAAACCTCCTTTGAAAAAATGAAAACTGTCATTATTTGTAATCATTACTATTATACCTCTTTGAATCTACAACAATCAACTAATATTATCGATTTGAACAATTAACACAGTGAAAAAATGAAGGGTATCATAATTCATTTTTAGCGATTTATTTGAAAAACATAAAAAAATACATACATGGATTATTCGTTGAATGTGATTTGAAATTATTTACAGCCACTACATCTAGTGTATGTGTAAGTGGAGGTTGTAAAATAAAAATATATTGTGAATAATATGTAAAATCTATGTAAAAAAACTTCTTGACATAGCTATGTACTTAGTATTACAATATTCTGTTAAGTTTGACAAAAAATCAAAATTGTGATAAAATTCAAATATAAATTTGTCATAAAATAACGAGATGAGGTGATCATTTGCCAAATAATTTTAATCGACTTATGACGATCAGACAAAATGTTCAAGATCATGTTGGTTCTAGAGTTAAACTCAAAGCTGACAAAGGACGAAAAAAGATTGTTGTTAACGAGGGCATCATAGAGAGTGCATATCCGAGCGTTTTCACAATAGTTGTAGAAGGTGCGTATGAGCAGTCAAGACGTGTTAGCTATAGTTATTCGGATATATTGACATCTACAGTAGAATTGACAGTTTGTGAAGAGTGTGAACAGCAAGAGATAATTTAGACATAAATGACATGGAAGAGAGCGCGTTGAGCTCTCTTTTTTGTATGTACATCTCAAATTTGTTAGAAACTAAAAATGATGTGTGATTTTTGTATGCAAGCCAGAAACTCATATGATATAATGAATTTTGGGGGCGATTGTATGAAAAAAACACAAAAAAGAGCCTACGCAAAGATTAATTTGACACTAGACGTTTTAAGAAAAAGAGATGATGGATACCACGATATGGCTATGATCATGCAAAGCATAAACCTCTGTGACCGCATAACAGTGGAAGATAGCGAAAAATTTGAACTTACGACTAGTTCATCAAAACTACCCATTGGTGAAGATAATCTAGTTTATAAGGTATATAATCAGCTCAAAATGTTAAAACCTGAAGTCAAACCAGTAAGCATAAACATTGAAAAAAACATACCAATAGCGGCAGGTCTTGCAGGAGGCAGTGCTGATGCAGCGGCTACATACGAAGCATTGAATGAGCACTGGAATCTAGGATTGAGCATAGAAAAAATGATTTCGTTGGGCGTGAAATTAGGAGCAGACATTCCATTTTGCATATTTAAGGGAACTGCATTGGCGGAAGGTATTGGAGAAAAATTGACAAGATTAAAGAGTTTTAAAGACCATTTAATACTCGTAGTTAACCCTGGGTACGCGGTTTCAACACCAAGTGTATTTAAATTACTAGACCTTAAAGTAAATCATACAAAACCAGACACGAGAGCGGCGATGAAAGCCATAGAAGACGGCGATTTAGAGAAACTTGTAAAATCTATGCACAATGTACTCGGTGATGTTACAGAATCTGAGCACAAAGACCTTAGGGTTTTGATGGATTTATTGGAGAGTAAAGGGGCGTTAAAAGCAATGATAAGCGGGAGTGGCCCGACTGTATTTGCACTATTTGACGATGAAGACAAATTAGAATCTTGCTATAGAGACATAAAAGATGAATATGCTACAGTTATCAAATCTAAGACCATATAATACATACTACACAATGCACACAAGAAAATAAAATATAGAGATTGAGAGGAGGCGTTTTTGCAGGAGCAAAGACGGGAAAATAATATGGATTCATTAAATAAGATAAACTTGGATAATTACAAGCCACTGAGAGATGTGGTATTTGAAACACTTAGAAAGGCAATTATTGATGGTGACTTGAAACCTGGTCAGAGACTCATGGAAGTTCAATTAGCAGAGAAATTAGGTGTTAGTAGAACCCCTGTTAGAGAGGCTATCAGAAAATTAGAATTAGAGGGAATAGTTACTATGGTTCCTAGAAAAGGAGCTTACGTATCGGAAATGTCACTTCAAGATATAGTTGAAGTACTAGAAGTCAGAGCATCGCTTGAAGGGCTAGCAGCGAGAATGGCAGCAAAGTATATGAGTGAAGAAGATTTAGACAGAATGAGAAATAAAGCAAATGCATTTGAAAAT
This region of Tissierellales bacterium genomic DNA includes:
- a CDS encoding Veg family protein, translating into MTIRQNVQDHVGSRVKLKADKGRKKIVVNEGIIESAYPSVFTIVVEGAYEQSRRVSYSYSDILTSTVELTVCEECEQQEII
- the ispE gene encoding 4-(cytidine 5'-diphospho)-2-C-methyl-D-erythritol kinase, which encodes MKKTQKRAYAKINLTLDVLRKRDDGYHDMAMIMQSINLCDRITVEDSEKFELTTSSSKLPIGEDNLVYKVYNQLKMLKPEVKPVSINIEKNIPIAAGLAGGSADAAATYEALNEHWNLGLSIEKMISLGVKLGADIPFCIFKGTALAEGIGEKLTRLKSFKDHLILVVNPGYAVSTPSVFKLLDLKVNHTKPDTRAAMKAIEDGDLEKLVKSMHNVLGDVTESEHKDLRVLMDLLESKGALKAMISGSGPTVFALFDDEDKLESCYRDIKDEYATVIKSKTI
- a CDS encoding GntR family transcriptional regulator, which encodes MDSLNKINLDNYKPLRDVVFETLRKAIIDGDLKPGQRLMEVQLAEKLGVSRTPVREAIRKLELEGIVTMVPRKGAYVSEMSLQDIVEVLEVRASLEGLAARMAAKYMSEEDLDRMRNKANAFENAAQAMDRDELIRYDKEMHEIIFESANNHILMNLVDGLSEKVQQFRVTYLTATQNAEDIIKEHRELIAAIVSRDEERARCAAEAHIQQIKNFIKDHIKTLENQQNAGE